aaggttttgttgattgtgtaatactctaataaaaaataatgaatctaaaacaaaacaacgtttttGTGATACCCCATCCCTAGCAATACGACTGTTGTATGCGCCACGACAAGTATTTTCCCGTAAAATcaaccatttttaaaaatacctgtaacttttaaaatattactaagaaccCCGTGCTACTGCAGCTGTGTATACACAAGGATGTAAACTATGTATtggtacagaaaaaaaatctgcTGAGGAGTTTCCATGTCTCTGTGGAGGTTTGAAGTCAGGACTACATACGGGAACATAGACGTCGTAACGCACATCAGGCAATCTTGATACGGGAAGTATGTGACTTGTACAGCACTGGAAGTAAGTCTTAATCTTGCACAgccgcagtgaacgtgttaataaCTATCTAGGAAGAGAATACAATAACGCATAATTAGATCGATCTATTATAGGTACTCTTAAAACTGAATAATCTTTGTTTGCACACTTAAGTAGTCAAGTTACAGAGCCAATGGTTGGAAGtttgataaaaaagaaacaaaattgtatACCGAATTATCCTTTGCTAGTTACAGACAGTCATGTAAATGTCTAGGTAAAGGAATACAAGCGTCTGTATTTAACTGAAAGGTCACTGACGGATCAAAGAGGaaatctcgaaaactatttgaTCTATGAAGCTGAAAATAGACGAGTTGTTTACAGGTAAGTCCTGTGAAGTGAGCtggaaaacaaattaaagtttcaGTTAACTATGAGAACGAAAAAGATATATAAGGTCCTACATAATATGacttaatatttacaaactaaTAAAGGTACATATCTAGATATGTAGCTTTCTCTAatcaaaaaaatctacatatgATCATGCAGTTTTGAGTTTTCTAAAGTGCTACCGCTACCGTACTATGTACGTAACTCTCACATTGATCCGATTTACCTACGCAGCaccaatttataaaatacatacatcatTGTCATTTTACAGACAACGTAAGTCACATATACTATTCAGTGTCGAGTAGAATTAGTCACGATGCAGTTACGCCATGCAGGGAGCATCACCTGAACCAATTCGCTAATAGGTAGCGCGGTCGGGCTCCGCGTCTTGTCCCATATTCCTCGCGCACCCAGTACTAATATGTTCACCGCACTGCCCGCGTGTTTGCTCATCATTGTGGCCAGCGTCCATGGTTTCTGTGGCGACAACATACGCTGGGCTCACCACTTTAACATAGAAGATGTGTACGGCATGTGGTATGGAGTGGGGTACGCCCAGCACAGCCCAGACATGACGAACAAGCCTAACGAAATTGGCTGCGTCACTCTTCACATCACCGACGTCACCACCGAACCTCAAGACGATTGGCTTGATTGGTCTGTAAGTACCTAGCTACATACTAATGACGTCTATTTTACGAccttttttctatttcaaataCTAGACAAGTATAAATATGGAACATTAAAGAAGTTTCGTGCTCATGTAATAGTGTTTAACAATATAAtgaaaactgtttttctttaatatgtcTCTGTAGCAGCTTATTattgaaacataataatatcttctaaatATACGTAAcgtatcaaatattattatttcgtaaCCGAAATGCCTGCCCACGCTGAAAGATACCGATGTAACAAATTAACAACCCACTTACTACCCATTCTTATTACTTATCTTTCATTTTTTATAGATACTAAAACACAATTATTCTGATGAAAAATGGCGTTCGTATAAGAGTAACCCATGGTCGAGTGATGCCATGTCGGGGTCCTGGTTGGACATCCGCGTGAAGAGGGACATATACAAGGAGAGACGTCTGCGAGTGGTGTGGGACGAGGACGGGCAGTCCGTGGAGCAGGTGTACCTGTACAGCACGGAGGCGCCCGGCTTGTGGACAGCAGACCAACTGCGACCTCTGGAGAGGGAGATGATGGCCAGAGGAATaggtaaacaattatttattgacaacGTTAAGATTTATAACTCCATTAGAGAGAGGAAGAAGTTTTGTAACCATTTTCTAAGAGCAAGAATATTAAAGCTCATTTtccaagaaaataaagttatatttgtaCATAGACATAATCAAAGTCGAATAAGAAAGTTAATTATTACACAAACTGCTGATTTAAAAAGTATCTCCGGTCggatttcttaattttcttcTGACGGACAGTTACAATAATTGGACAAGGGACAAACCCTTTTCAATGTCaactttatacatttattacagAATTCGTTTTCAGTTACATGAATGTATTTCTTTAACCTGCTATTATAAGCCATCAAGCATGTCTTAAAAAACTACAAAGCCATGTCTAACTCGGAAGAAGATACTTAGGTTCTTATAAACCTACTCCTACACAAACCTATATTGCTATTAAATTTAAACAGGGACTTAAGATTGGCGGACCGTGGGGTGGGTTTTGCggaaataaaagtaaagaaaaaccTAACATATCTTCTTTAATTAGGTACCACTTCTGATAGAAGATGGTTGGTACCTCGGCTTTTAAGGAATCAAAGTCATTCTAGGTTCTAATGAATGTTTTT
The genomic region above belongs to Spodoptera frugiperda isolate SF20-4 chromosome 12, AGI-APGP_CSIRO_Sfru_2.0, whole genome shotgun sequence and contains:
- the LOC118262245 gene encoding uncharacterized protein LOC118262245 — its product is MFTALPACLLIIVASVHGFCGDNIRWAHHFNIEDVYGMWYGVGYAQHSPDMTNKPNEIGCVTLHITDVTTEPQDDWLDWSILKHNYSDEKWRSYKSNPWSSDAMSGSWLDIRVKRDIYKERRLRVVWDEDGQSVEQVYLYSTEAPGLWTADQLRPLEREMMARGIEMWNPDEPPRHPQVIRILKVTPHLMIINHCSDVSGGVFSLILRRSPSRVDRWQWFEYKRQFYNFELPNVYRYSAVCAGCVETSSLFIVLICIAVFAVL